In one Bacillus sp. PK3_68 genomic region, the following are encoded:
- a CDS encoding DUF6119 family protein, which yields MKLSYYLFNENSKDFQDLILPNKVNEENNFVELQSNNDNLEFECKVYIQKNKTKEPKWLSFLEEDLIIPDRDEIRNTVNSFVILIRIIKEETPYFFAITGGFGFTAINRNNLENQFGLKVALNAIDSKELKAFDVRNIDLKTKQKRVLINKGSEIGEFDLDFEQDLINLVSGKSSSEEVGTSIKGTTSSLSLNSDITFSQLGEKCTQLLDLYLSDRYKENFGFIDNIKVVRDAETVSVLQKKMFETLRDRDTHHISLAYPDMIEYERCSSYKIYIGHKKVETEEVILEDVYSLLDEIEFAKPDQISKIKIVGLDDSEAAVTQSVTLNHFIIYQTQIEEDTYIFSLNNWYKIDNDYFTKVQNDIMELPLLEIEDFLTDIKEGESEGSYNERQATENFLCLDKKNFQVAGSRSKIEVSDLYSKEKHFVCVKKNTSSATLSHLFAQGSVSMQLLRESVEYRQFLITKIREKFPEEQYDEHNFPFSDCTLVYAISTHRSEDIREVLPFFSKVNLLHHVNLIRRLGIKVGLYKINVIEN from the coding sequence TTGAAACTCTCATACTATCTTTTTAATGAAAATTCAAAGGACTTTCAAGATCTAATATTACCTAACAAAGTTAACGAAGAAAATAACTTTGTTGAGCTGCAATCTAATAATGACAATTTAGAATTTGAATGTAAGGTTTACATTCAAAAAAACAAAACAAAGGAGCCTAAGTGGCTTTCATTTCTAGAAGAGGATTTAATAATTCCTGATAGAGACGAAATAAGAAATACAGTTAATTCATTTGTTATTTTGATAAGAATTATAAAGGAAGAGACCCCTTATTTCTTTGCTATTACAGGTGGATTTGGTTTTACTGCTATTAACAGAAATAACCTAGAGAATCAGTTTGGGTTAAAGGTGGCGTTAAACGCAATTGACTCAAAAGAGCTTAAAGCGTTTGATGTAAGGAATATTGACCTGAAAACAAAGCAAAAAAGAGTACTTATAAATAAAGGGAGTGAAATTGGAGAATTTGATTTAGACTTTGAGCAAGACCTTATAAACCTAGTATCTGGGAAATCAAGTAGTGAGGAAGTTGGAACATCAATAAAGGGTACTACATCTTCTTTAAGTTTAAATAGTGATATTACTTTCTCACAACTAGGTGAGAAGTGTACACAGTTACTAGATTTATATCTTAGTGATCGATATAAAGAAAACTTTGGCTTCATTGATAATATTAAAGTTGTAAGAGATGCAGAAACGGTTTCGGTTCTACAGAAAAAAATGTTCGAAACACTTAGAGATCGTGATACACATCATATCTCACTAGCATATCCAGATATGATTGAGTATGAGAGATGTTCAAGTTATAAAATTTATATCGGGCATAAAAAAGTTGAGACCGAAGAAGTTATTTTAGAAGATGTCTATTCTTTATTAGATGAAATAGAATTTGCTAAACCCGACCAGATAAGTAAAATAAAAATTGTAGGATTAGATGATTCAGAGGCAGCAGTCACTCAATCTGTTACCTTAAATCACTTTATTATTTATCAAACTCAAATTGAGGAAGATACTTATATCTTTTCACTAAATAACTGGTATAAAATTGATAACGATTATTTTACAAAAGTTCAAAATGATATTATGGAGTTACCTCTTTTGGAGATTGAAGATTTTCTAACCGATATAAAAGAAGGTGAATCAGAAGGAAGCTACAATGAAAGACAAGCGACTGAAAACTTCCTGTGTTTGGATAAAAAGAATTTTCAAGTGGCTGGATCACGAAGTAAAATTGAGGTTAGTGATTTATATTCTAAAGAAAAACACTTTGTGTGTGTAAAGAAGAATACTTCCTCAGCAACTTTAAGTCATCTTTTTGCACAAGGATCGGTTTCAATGCAGCTGTTAAGGGAATCTGTTGAATATAGACAATTCCTAATAACTAAAATTAGAGAGAAATTTCCGGAAGAGCAATACGATGAACACAATTTTCCTTTTAGTGATTGTACACTAGTTTATGCAATATCTACACATAGAAGTGAGGACATTAGAGAAGTATTGCCTTTTTTCAGCAAAGTTAATTTGCTGCATCACGTGAACTTGATTAGACGGTTAGGAATAAAAGTTGGTTTATATAAAATAAATGTAATAGAAAATTAA